One genomic segment of Mycolicibacterium neworleansense includes these proteins:
- a CDS encoding DUF7161 family protein: MTEDQRYTPLRHNQSGLRGKRARVLVEEPTDEIDWPANLPAGIKTVIIVDDAPNPHHTLRVHPTDDPDRVALVVFDQLALYDGEEE; the protein is encoded by the coding sequence ATGACCGAGGACCAGCGGTACACGCCGCTGCGCCACAACCAGTCCGGACTGCGCGGCAAGCGCGCCCGGGTGCTGGTCGAGGAGCCCACCGACGAGATCGACTGGCCGGCCAACCTCCCGGCCGGGATCAAGACGGTGATCATCGTCGATGATGCACCGAATCCTCACCACACCCTGCGGGTGCACCCGACCGATGATCCAGACCGGGTGGCCTTGGTGGTTTTCGACCAGTTGGCGCTGTACGACGGCGAAGAGGAGTAG
- a CDS encoding WXG100-like domain-containing protein produces the protein MGVRVTLQIPAALQWVSYLVGSQWPKGDEDAMYRIGGEWGDRAEQLRALIPELNRMRASTSAVLQGVTAGAADGQFALLFDGDASVDKLADAMAALGTLSESTGKNIEYTKLQILTSLAIAAFEISWALAQTSVTFGASAAQIPLIEGTTTAAIRQMVAVLLKDVMTDLGKAMTKTTVHRIIKKSGVEAAEALGQELFIQGVQQSKGHQNGVDWNRLGTVAVANSVGGAAQGTVSIYGQRALGNSALKGAAVGYVAGMSKKVTGALATGQAIDPVSVLGSVPTAVTGGVRGRAAAHSTKASTADGGGAAAAGGGDGD, from the coding sequence ATGGGGGTACGCGTGACCCTGCAGATACCCGCGGCGCTCCAATGGGTCTCCTACCTGGTCGGCTCGCAATGGCCGAAAGGCGACGAGGACGCCATGTACCGCATCGGCGGGGAATGGGGGGACCGCGCCGAACAATTGAGGGCGCTGATACCCGAACTGAACCGCATGCGGGCGAGCACCAGTGCTGTCCTGCAGGGTGTGACCGCCGGCGCCGCCGACGGGCAGTTCGCGTTGTTGTTCGACGGTGACGCATCCGTCGACAAGCTCGCCGATGCGATGGCCGCGCTCGGCACGCTGTCCGAAAGCACCGGCAAGAACATCGAATACACCAAGTTGCAGATCCTGACATCGCTGGCGATCGCAGCCTTCGAGATCTCGTGGGCTCTGGCTCAGACCTCGGTGACCTTCGGTGCATCGGCGGCCCAGATCCCCCTCATCGAGGGGACTACCACCGCAGCCATCCGTCAGATGGTGGCGGTCCTGCTCAAAGATGTCATGACCGACCTTGGCAAGGCCATGACGAAGACGACGGTGCATCGGATCATCAAGAAGTCCGGCGTCGAGGCGGCCGAGGCCCTTGGGCAGGAGCTGTTCATTCAGGGCGTGCAACAGTCCAAGGGCCATCAGAACGGGGTCGACTGGAACCGCCTGGGAACCGTCGCAGTGGCCAACTCCGTCGGCGGCGCCGCCCAGGGCACGGTCAGCATCTACGGTCAGCGAGCCCTTGGCAATTCGGCTCTCAAGGGTGCGGCCGTCGGATACGTCGCCGGCATGTCCAAGAAGGTGACCGGTGCCCTGGCCACCGGTCAGGCCATCGATCCCGTATCCGTACTCGGATCGGTGCCCACGGCCGTCACCGGCGGGGTGCGGGGTAGAGCGGCGGCGCACAGCACCAAGGCGTCGACTGCGGACGGCGGCGGTGCCGCCGCGGCCGGCGGGGGAGACGGGGACTAG
- a CDS encoding YbaB/EbfC family nucleoid-associated protein, which produces MDNDAARHELIDALALVQEQFADLAVVEQERAALSATAASADGTVTVTVDSDGVVIQTAVSESYLDEHDLADLGWHITAAAQDAVHAVQLMVAELLAPLAQRREQMPSLSDIVEGAPDIRDLLSTVAPIPHTEGEEEPDDYPTVRSAR; this is translated from the coding sequence GTGGACAACGACGCTGCTCGGCATGAGCTGATCGATGCGCTGGCCCTCGTACAGGAGCAGTTCGCCGATCTCGCTGTGGTCGAACAGGAGCGAGCAGCGTTGTCGGCCACAGCCGCCAGCGCCGACGGGACCGTCACGGTGACCGTGGACTCCGATGGTGTGGTCATCCAGACGGCGGTCAGCGAATCCTATTTGGATGAACATGATCTGGCAGATCTCGGATGGCACATCACCGCCGCGGCCCAGGACGCCGTCCACGCCGTCCAGTTGATGGTGGCGGAACTCCTTGCCCCGCTGGCGCAGCGGCGTGAGCAGATGCCCTCGCTGTCGGACATCGTCGAGGGCGCCCCTGACATCAGAGACCTGCTGTCGACCGTGGCGCCGATTCCGCACACCGAAGGCGAAGAAGAGCCAGACGACTATCCCACCGTGAGGAGTGCGCGATGA